From Candidatus Sphingomonas colombiensis, one genomic window encodes:
- a CDS encoding DUF1800 domain-containing protein produces MPVQAAPAADRIAWANRLTWGATAADLSAVDGPGSERWLDAQLHSPPAALPPEAAAQIAQMRISSEPLAQIVVEQQAMQRDANALTDPDQKKAAREAYQKSMTALATEARTRSILRDLYAPDQLREQMTWFWFNHFNVQAQKRDIRAMVGDYEDTIRGHTLGHFRELLEATLRHPAMLRYLDNDQNAAGKINENYAREIMELHTMGVGAGYSQQDVQELARILTGVGVDLKPDAPRLRPQLQPLYLRAGLFEFNPARHDFGEKHFLGHTIRGSGYAEVEQALDLIAAAPATAHHVSARIATYFMGDAPPPALIDRMAQTFQRTHGDIAQVMRVMIRSPEFAASLGKTFKDPIHYAISAVRLTYGDRVILNAQPMINWLNRMGQGLYNHETPDGYDLQSAAWSGPGQMATRFDIARQIGGGAYGLFRAPDANADLPAFPQLQNALYFNGLQDTLAQPTRAALAQANTPQEWNGLFLSSPEFMHR; encoded by the coding sequence ATGCCGGTTCAGGCGGCGCCGGCGGCTGATCGGATCGCCTGGGCCAACCGGCTGACCTGGGGCGCGACCGCCGCCGACCTCTCGGCCGTGGATGGGCCGGGCAGCGAGCGCTGGCTCGACGCGCAGCTCCATAGCCCGCCCGCAGCACTCCCGCCCGAGGCCGCCGCGCAGATCGCGCAGATGCGGATCAGTAGCGAGCCACTGGCGCAGATCGTCGTCGAACAACAGGCGATGCAGCGTGATGCGAATGCGCTGACCGATCCCGATCAGAAGAAGGCGGCGCGCGAGGCTTATCAAAAAAGCATGACCGCGCTGGCGACCGAAGCACGCACGCGCTCGATCCTGCGCGATCTCTACGCGCCCGATCAGTTGCGCGAACAGATGACGTGGTTCTGGTTCAACCATTTCAACGTGCAGGCGCAGAAGCGCGATATCCGCGCGATGGTCGGCGATTATGAGGACACGATCCGTGGCCACACGCTCGGGCATTTTCGCGAGCTGCTCGAAGCGACGCTGCGTCATCCCGCGATGCTGCGCTATCTCGACAACGATCAGAACGCGGCGGGCAAGATCAACGAGAATTACGCGCGCGAGATCATGGAATTGCACACGATGGGCGTGGGCGCGGGTTACAGCCAGCAGGATGTGCAGGAACTTGCGCGTATTCTGACCGGCGTGGGGGTGGATCTGAAGCCGGATGCGCCACGCCTGCGCCCGCAACTCCAGCCGCTTTACCTCCGTGCCGGGCTGTTCGAGTTCAACCCCGCGCGCCACGATTTCGGCGAGAAGCATTTCCTCGGCCATACGATCCGTGGTTCGGGCTATGCGGAGGTGGAGCAGGCACTTGATCTGATCGCGGCTGCGCCCGCGACGGCTCATCATGTCTCGGCGCGGATCGCGACCTATTTCATGGGCGATGCCCCGCCGCCCGCGCTGATCGATCGCATGGCGCAGACATTCCAGCGCACCCACGGCGATATCGCGCAGGTGATGCGCGTGATGATCCGCTCGCCGGAATTCGCCGCGTCGCTGGGGAAGACCTTCAAGGACCCGATCCATTATGCGATCTCGGCGGTGCGGCTCACTTATGGGGATCGCGTGATCCTCAATGCGCAGCCGATGATCAACTGGCTCAACCGCATGGGGCAGGGGCTCTACAATCACGAGACACCGGACGGTTATGACCTCCAATCGGCCGCCTGGTCGGGCCCTGGCCAGATGGCGACGCGCTTCGATATCGCGCGGCAGATTGGCGGTGGTGCCTATGGCCTGTTCCGCGCGCCCGATGCCAATGCCGATCTGCCCGCCTTCCCGCAGCTACAGAACGCGCTCTATTTCAACGGCCTGCAGGATACGCTCGCCCAGCCGACGCGAGCCGCGCTCGCGCAGGCCAATACGCCGCAGGAATGGAACGGCCTGTTCCTCTCCTCGCCCGAATTCATGCACCGCTAG
- a CDS encoding efflux transporter outer membrane subunit — protein MKRVLSVAAALLLAGCSMAPAYRPPTTVAIPPSFKEAPGWDVANPNDAVARGEWWALFNDPTLDALERKVVITNQNVAAARAAYQAARALVMVQRSALFPTITGSASAQHSGAFAGGTATSVGTGTGTGASTGTTTVTTSGSRFALSIGGSWEPDLWGKLGNAVTQAKATEQATAGDLANATLSAQGELATNYIQLRGIEAQRVLLDRTIADYQRSLTITNNKYKAGTVARSDVYQAQTTLSNAIATRQDLDRQRALLEHAIAVLAGENPSTFSIEVAAWQPAVPNVPGVLPSTLLERRPDVAAAERRVAAANANIGIQRAAYFPDITLSGSAGTSGSAVGQLFSAATSLWSFGLNGLMTLLDFGARHGQVLQARAQYDQAVATYRQTVLTAFQQVEDNLAATRVLADVTGSRAAASEAAIKAAAIANNQYRSGTVDFTSVVVAQTAALSAEQTQIQAVVDQQTAAIALVQAIGGGWHECKPGDKSGC, from the coding sequence ATGAAGCGTGTCCTGTCCGTCGCCGCCGCACTGCTGCTCGCCGGATGCAGCATGGCGCCCGCCTATCGTCCGCCGACGACGGTCGCCATCCCGCCATCGTTCAAGGAAGCGCCTGGCTGGGACGTGGCCAATCCGAACGACGCGGTGGCGCGTGGCGAATGGTGGGCGCTGTTCAACGATCCCACGCTCGACGCGCTGGAGCGCAAGGTGGTGATCACAAACCAGAATGTCGCCGCCGCCCGCGCGGCCTATCAGGCGGCGCGCGCGCTGGTGATGGTGCAGCGATCGGCGCTGTTCCCCACCATCACCGGTTCTGCCAGCGCGCAGCATTCGGGTGCGTTCGCGGGCGGTACGGCGACCAGTGTCGGCACCGGAACGGGCACAGGAGCAAGCACGGGCACCACCACCGTTACCACGTCGGGCTCGCGCTTCGCACTCAGCATCGGGGGCAGTTGGGAGCCCGATCTGTGGGGCAAGCTCGGCAATGCGGTGACGCAGGCGAAGGCCACCGAACAGGCGACCGCCGGCGATCTCGCCAACGCCACCCTTTCGGCGCAGGGCGAACTGGCCACCAATTACATTCAGTTGCGGGGGATAGAGGCGCAGCGCGTGCTGCTCGATCGCACGATCGCCGACTACCAGCGCTCGCTGACCATCACGAACAACAAGTACAAAGCGGGGACGGTCGCCCGCTCCGATGTCTATCAGGCGCAGACCACGTTATCGAACGCGATCGCCACGCGGCAGGATCTCGATCGGCAACGTGCGCTGCTGGAACACGCCATCGCGGTGCTGGCGGGGGAGAACCCGTCGACCTTCTCGATCGAGGTGGCGGCGTGGCAGCCCGCGGTGCCCAACGTGCCGGGCGTATTGCCCTCGACCTTGCTGGAACGACGCCCGGATGTAGCAGCGGCGGAGCGCCGCGTGGCGGCGGCCAACGCCAATATTGGCATTCAGCGCGCGGCCTATTTCCCCGATATCACGCTATCGGGCAGCGCCGGAACCAGTGGCAGTGCAGTGGGTCAATTGTTCTCTGCCGCGACCAGCCTGTGGTCGTTCGGATTGAATGGATTGATGACCCTGCTCGATTTCGGCGCGCGGCACGGGCAGGTGCTGCAAGCGCGCGCGCAATATGATCAGGCGGTGGCAACCTACCGCCAGACGGTGTTGACCGCATTCCAGCAGGTCGAGGACAATCTCGCCGCTACGCGCGTGCTGGCCGACGTCACGGGCAGCCGGGCGGCGGCGAGCGAGGCGGCGATCAAGGCGGCGGCGATCGCGAACAATCAATATCGTTCCGGCACTGTCGATTTCACCTCGGTCGTGGTCGCGCAGACGGCGGCATTGAGCGCGGAGCAGACGCAGATTCAGGCGGTGGTCGATCAGCAGACCGCCGCGATCGCGCTGGTGCAGGCGATCGGTGGCGGCTGGCACGAGTGCAAACCGGGCGACAAGAGCGGCTGCTGA
- a CDS encoding efflux RND transporter permease subunit yields the protein MNISSPFIRRPVGTILLTIGLMLAGVGAFFMLPVAPLPAVDFPTIMVQANLPGASPSTMASSVAAPLERHLGTIAGVSEMTSRSGVGSSSIVLQFDLSRDIDGAARDVQAAINASRADLPATLKTNPSYRKANPAEAPVLILALTSPTRSPSEIYDTVSTVVQQKLLQVQGVGNVELGGAALPSVRVEVNPLALSQYGIALEDVRTALQSESANRPRGVLDARGYSWQIYSNQPGLHAADYRNTVIAWRNNAAVRLSDIANVVDGPEDIRTMGLFNGKSAVPVIISRQPGANIVQVVDSLKAQLPALRAEVPPDIHLDVASDRTLTIRASLREVEVTLLIATLLVVLVVSLFLRSWRATLIPAAAVIASLLGTIAVMYLAGFSLDNLSLMALTVATGFVVDDAIVVVENISRHVEAGMKPLDAALNGAREVGFTVLSISLSLIAVFVPLIFMGGIVGRLFREFALTMSIAVLISLVISLTTTPMLASRVLRNEESEGRVMRAAGRAFDWAQARYTSALDWALANRGAVLLLLAGTVALNIFLIGVAPKGFFPQQDTGGLIGGLRADQSISFTDMQEKLTRITKIVDADPAVATVVAFTGGSRAGGGFMFATLKPRSQRPPVQQVIARLRPKLAKVSGVSLFLNPVQDLQVGGRQTNSTYQYVLKADDPDVLKAAGQKLVDALKKHPETLTDVDIDQQDAGANAFVEVDRDAAARLGVTMQAIDATLYDAFGQRQVANIYSGLNQYHVVMEAARQFNGSPSSLSNIYLPLSSPPNAVTNGVTAPTKSATTTASTGAGNNAPSGSTSGTGAGGSAVAAGSAVSTTAQTMTPLSAIASWSTASTNAAVSHSDGEPSATVSFNLPNGVSLGQASQTIAQVQAGLALPATVHGEFGGTAKVFAQSTGSMPILILAALLAIYIVLGILYESAIHPLTALSTIPSAGVGAMIALIATGGQFDVIALIGIILLIGIVKKNAIMIIDFALEAERGGGLSPLEAVREASLLRFRPIMMTTMAAALGALPLAIGFGDGAELRRPLGIAIFGGLVASQLITLLTTPVVYLALDRFRRRHGAEERALARHGDLPLSSPGAVA from the coding sequence GTGAACATTTCGTCGCCCTTCATCCGGCGGCCGGTGGGCACGATCCTGCTGACGATCGGCTTGATGCTGGCGGGGGTGGGCGCGTTTTTCATGCTGCCGGTGGCGCCGCTGCCAGCGGTCGATTTCCCGACGATCATGGTACAGGCGAACCTGCCGGGTGCCAGCCCGTCGACAATGGCGTCGAGCGTCGCCGCGCCGCTGGAGCGCCATCTCGGCACGATCGCGGGCGTATCGGAAATGACCTCGCGTTCGGGCGTAGGCTCATCGTCGATCGTGCTGCAATTCGATCTGTCGCGCGATATCGACGGTGCCGCGCGCGACGTGCAGGCGGCGATCAACGCATCGCGCGCCGATCTGCCGGCCACGCTCAAGACCAATCCGAGTTACCGCAAGGCCAATCCGGCCGAGGCGCCGGTGCTGATCCTCGCGCTCACCTCGCCGACACGCAGCCCGTCGGAAATCTACGATACAGTCTCCACCGTCGTGCAGCAGAAATTGTTGCAGGTGCAGGGTGTCGGCAATGTCGAGCTGGGCGGCGCGGCGCTCCCGTCCGTGCGGGTCGAGGTCAACCCGCTGGCGCTGTCGCAATATGGCATTGCGCTGGAGGATGTGCGCACCGCGCTGCAATCCGAAAGCGCGAACCGGCCGCGCGGTGTGCTCGATGCGCGCGGCTACAGCTGGCAGATCTATTCCAATCAGCCTGGGCTGCATGCCGCCGATTATCGCAACACGGTGATCGCATGGCGCAATAATGCGGCGGTACGCCTGTCGGACATCGCCAATGTGGTGGACGGTCCGGAAGACATTCGCACCATGGGGCTGTTCAACGGAAAAAGCGCGGTCCCGGTGATCATCAGCCGCCAGCCCGGTGCCAATATCGTGCAGGTGGTGGATTCGCTGAAGGCGCAGTTACCCGCATTGCGGGCGGAGGTTCCCCCCGATATCCACCTCGATGTCGCAAGCGATCGCACGCTCACCATCCGCGCGTCATTGCGCGAGGTGGAGGTGACGTTGCTGATCGCGACGTTGCTCGTGGTGCTGGTGGTCAGCCTGTTCCTCCGCAGCTGGCGCGCGACGCTGATCCCGGCGGCGGCGGTGATCGCGTCGCTGCTCGGCACGATCGCGGTGATGTATCTCGCGGGTTTCAGCCTCGACAACCTCTCGCTGATGGCGCTGACCGTTGCGACCGGCTTCGTCGTCGATGACGCGATCGTGGTGGTGGAAAATATCAGCCGCCATGTCGAGGCGGGGATGAAGCCGCTGGACGCCGCGCTTAACGGCGCGCGTGAGGTGGGGTTCACCGTGCTGTCGATCTCGCTCAGCCTGATCGCTGTGTTCGTGCCGCTGATCTTCATGGGCGGGATCGTGGGGCGATTGTTCCGTGAATTCGCCCTTACCATGTCGATTGCGGTGCTGATTAGCCTGGTCATTTCGCTCACCACCACGCCGATGCTGGCCTCCCGCGTGTTGCGTAACGAGGAGAGCGAGGGCCGCGTGATGCGTGCGGCAGGGCGAGCGTTCGATTGGGCGCAGGCGCGCTACACAAGCGCGCTGGATTGGGCGCTGGCGAACCGTGGCGCGGTGCTGCTGCTGCTTGCGGGAACGGTGGCGCTCAACATCTTCCTGATCGGGGTGGCGCCAAAGGGCTTCTTTCCGCAACAGGATACCGGCGGCCTGATCGGCGGTCTGCGCGCGGATCAGAGCATCTCGTTCACCGATATGCAGGAAAAGCTCACCCGTATCACCAAAATCGTCGACGCCGATCCGGCGGTGGCGACGGTGGTGGCGTTCACCGGCGGATCGCGCGCGGGCGGCGGCTTCATGTTCGCGACGCTGAAGCCGCGATCACAGCGGCCGCCGGTGCAACAGGTGATCGCGCGGCTTCGGCCGAAACTCGCCAAGGTCAGCGGGGTGAGCCTGTTCCTCAATCCGGTGCAGGATCTGCAGGTCGGTGGGCGGCAGACCAACAGCACCTATCAATATGTGTTGAAGGCGGACGATCCGGATGTGCTGAAAGCCGCCGGGCAAAAGCTGGTCGATGCGCTTAAAAAGCATCCTGAAACGTTGACGGACGTGGACATCGATCAACAGGATGCCGGCGCCAACGCCTTTGTAGAGGTCGATCGCGATGCCGCCGCGCGGCTCGGCGTGACGATGCAGGCGATCGACGCGACGCTGTATGACGCATTCGGCCAGCGGCAGGTGGCGAACATCTATTCCGGCCTAAACCAATATCATGTGGTGATGGAGGCGGCGCGCCAGTTCAACGGCTCCCCCTCGTCGCTGTCGAACATCTATCTTCCGCTCAGTTCGCCGCCGAACGCCGTTACGAACGGCGTGACGGCGCCAACCAAAAGCGCGACGACGACGGCAAGCACCGGTGCCGGAAACAATGCGCCGAGCGGCAGCACCAGCGGAACGGGAGCGGGCGGTTCCGCCGTCGCGGCGGGGAGCGCGGTCAGCACGACCGCGCAGACCATGACCCCACTGTCGGCGATCGCGAGCTGGTCCACCGCATCGACCAACGCGGCGGTCAGCCATTCGGACGGCGAACCCTCCGCCACCGTGTCGTTCAACCTGCCCAACGGCGTATCGCTCGGGCAGGCGTCGCAGACGATCGCGCAGGTACAGGCCGGCCTGGCGCTGCCCGCGACCGTTCACGGCGAATTTGGCGGCACGGCGAAGGTGTTCGCGCAATCGACCGGATCGATGCCGATCCTGATCCTCGCCGCGCTTCTCGCGATCTACATCGTGCTGGGTATTCTCTACGAAAGCGCGATCCACCCGCTGACCGCGCTATCCACCATCCCCTCGGCTGGTGTTGGCGCGATGATCGCGCTGATCGCTACCGGCGGCCAGTTCGACGTCATCGCGCTGATCGGCATCATCCTGTTGATCGGGATCGTGAAGAAGAACGCGATCATGATCATCGATTTCGCGCTAGAGGCGGAGCGAGGCGGCGGCCTCAGCCCGCTCGAGGCGGTGCGCGAGGCATCGTTGCTGCGTTTTCGCCCGATCATGATGACGACGATGGCCGCCGCGCTCGGCGCATTGCCGCTGGCGATCGGCTTCGGCGATGGTGCGGAGTTGCGTCGGCCGCTCGGCATCGCGATCTTCGGCGGCCTCGTCGCCAGCCAGCTCATCACCCTGTTGACCACCCCGGTCGTCTATCTCGCGCTCGATCGCTTCCGCCGTCGCCATGGCGCGGAGGAGCGCGCGCTGGCGCGTCACGGCGATCTGCCGCTTTCTTCCCCCGGAGCCGTCGCATGA